The Tachyglossus aculeatus isolate mTacAcu1 unplaced genomic scaffold, mTacAcu1.pri scaffold_181_arrow_ctg1, whole genome shotgun sequence genome includes a region encoding these proteins:
- the LOC119923373 gene encoding putative gustatory receptor clone PTE03 — protein DVCFLSTTVPKMLINIQTQDKSISYAGCLAQIYCFMLFSCLDSFLLTGMAFDCCVAICHPLHYTSIMSPQLCAWTIVVSWSIGSLDALLHTLMVVRLSFCAGNEIHHFFCELSQLLKLSCTDTLFNEVLVYVVLVALGVVPLTGLLFSYSCIISTILRIPSPGGRYKVFSTCGSHLSVVSLYYGTGLGIYFSQISSTQTSGMGFVASVMFMVVSPMLNPFIYSLRNKAMKESLSNVFSRKSLPKRL, from the coding sequence gacgtctgcttcctgtccaccacggtccccaagatgctgATCAACATCCAGACCCAGGATAAATCCATATCCTATGCTGGCTGCTTGGCACAGATATATTGTTTTATGCTGTTTTCATGCCTGGACAGTTTTCTCCTCACTGGGATGGCTTTTGACTGCTGCGtggctatatgccaccccctccactacacctcAATCATGAGCCCACAGCTCTGTGCCTGGACGATTGTGGTGTCCTGGAGCATCGGTAGCCTTGATGCCCTCTTACATACCCTAATGGTGGTTCGATTATCGTTCTGTGCAGGAAACGAAATCCATCACTTTTTCTGTGAACTTAGCCAGCTTCTGAAGCTTTCCTGTACTGACACCCTCTTCAATGAAGTCTTGGTGTATGTAGTCTTAGTAGCTTTGGGTGTTGTTCCCCTCACAGGTCTCCTTTTCTCTTACAGTTGCATCATCTCTACCATTTTGAGAATCCCATCTCCTGGGGGAAGATATAAAgttttctccacctgtggctctcacctgtcTGTAGTCTCTTTGTACTATGGCACTGGCCTTGGGATTTATTTCAGTCAAATATCTTCCACCCAAACATCTGGGATGGGCTTCGTAGCATCTGTGATGTTTATGGTGGTCAGCCCCATGCTGAATCcatttatctacagcctgagaaacaaggCCATGAAAGAGTCCCTGAGTAATGTGTTCAGCCGGAAAAGCCTCCCcaagaggctgtga
- the LOC119923375 gene encoding olfactory receptor 7G3-like, protein MQRGNQTSVSEFLLLGLSDRAEQQQLLFVLFLSMYLLGILGSLFVVLAIGSDPHLHTPMYFFLVNLSLVDVCFLSTTVSKVLANVQTHSKSISYAGCLTQMYFFILFISLDNFLLTGMAYDRYVAICHPLHYTTIMSPRLCAQTIVMSWIVGSLDALLNILMVVRLSFCAGNEIHHFFCDLNQVLKLSCTDTFFNEVLVYVLLVVFGVVPLTGLLFSYSHIISTVLKIPSAGGRYKVFSTCGSHLSVVSLFYGTGFGVYFSPRSTQASRQGSIASVMYMVVTPVLNPFIYSLRNKGMKRALRNVFCRKTLLMKSGQTLRCQGRQGSSGSSS, encoded by the exons ATGCagaggggaaaccaaaccagTGTCTCGGAATTCCTACTCCTGGGACTCTCTGACcgggcagagcagcagcagctcctttTCGTGCTGTTCCTCTCGATGTACCTGCTCGGGATCCTGGGAAGCCTGTTTGTCGTCCTGGCCATCGGCtctgacccgcacctgcacacccccatgtatttcttcctcgtcAACCTCTCCCTGGTTGACGTCTGCTTCCTGTCCACCACGGTCTCCAAGGTGCTGGCCAATGTCCAGACCCACAGCAAATCCATTTCCTACGCTGGCTGCCTGACACAAATGTATTTTTTCATCCTGTTTATAAGTCTGGACAATTTTCTCCTCACAGGAATGGCTTACGACCGTTACGTGGCCATATGCCAccctctccactacaccaccatcatgagcccACGACTCTGTGCCCAGACGATTGTCATGTCCTGGATCGTCGGTAGTCTTGATGCCCTCTTAAATATTTTAATGGTGGTTCGATTATCATTTTGTGCAGGAAACGAAATCCATCACTTTTTCTGTGATCTTAACCAGGTCCTAAAGCTTTCCTGTACTGATACCTTCTTTAATGAAGTCTTGGTGTATGTACTCTTAGTAGTTTTTGGTGTTGTTCCCCTCACAGGTCTTCTTTTCTCTTACAGTCATATCATCTCTACCGTACTGAAAATCCCATCTGCCGGGGGAAGATATAAAgttttctccacctgtggctctcacctgtcTGTGGTCTCCTTGTTCTATGGCACTGGTTTTGGGGTCTACTTCAGCCCCAGATCTACCCAAGCATCCCGGCAGGGCTCGATAGCATCTGTGATGTACATGGTGGTCACCCCCGTgctgaatcccttcatctacagcctgaggaacaagggcATGAAACGGGCCCTTAGGAATGTGTTCTGCAGGAAAACTCTTCTCATGAAGTCA GGTCAGACCCTAAGGTGCCAGGGCAGGCAGGGCTCCAGCGGGAGCAGCTCCTAA